In a single window of the Diospyros lotus cultivar Yz01 chromosome 10, ASM1463336v1, whole genome shotgun sequence genome:
- the LOC127811721 gene encoding two-component response regulator ARR2-like isoform X2, with translation MLMSSSGVSDQFPVGLRVLLVDDDQAWLKRLEKMLQNCLYNVTKCDRAEVALLLLRENKNGFDIVITDVNMPGMDGLELLEHIGLEMDLPVIMISGDDSKNVVMRGVTYGACDYLVKPISIEALKTIWQHVVRKKHELKDFEQLRGIEVGERQKRPSEDVDASSANEESLQDSKRKAEEDEEGERDDKSTLKKPRVVWSTELHNQFIAAVDQLGTDKAVPKKILQLMNAPGLTRENVASHLQKYRLHRRKEAARQIELRNSFTGPLEVIGSISSLNGLDLRALAATGELQSKSLATLLAGPQCKTVNKDGTSTPIANEKNPLTFETPESRFGGFQHPQLNINYKQISLLHGIPTTTNSKQLANLHQSAKYFEQINVQANPHGIPGSSVLSQNSQQRSTLQIVHDTDGNHLLRIPSSIPRPTLSSEMTSGGLARNEVVENPRRAFYSSVSQASSVVNFSINRNAHFPGNSFPLGNNSEMPSFTSKQVFREEGNSEVQAPTGFPPHYDISSGLHHQHKSQDWESPNVGFTFDASQQENMHGYLDIPSSVLFYQEFSPCQNSILNTNTSSGKVIFSAKETGTGNAPNTSQQLSPLLTDNSRRATAVELPDASYQNMVSPEQFIQDDLISALLKQPQESIGLVAYDFGFEGLPLDNLLE, from the exons ATGTTGATGTCGAGCTCTGGCGTTTCCGACCAGTTTCCGGTGGGTCTTCGGGTACTACTTGTGGATGATGACCAAGCATGGCTGAAGAGGTTGGAGAAGATGCTCCAGAACTGCCTTTACAATG TTACTAAATGCGATCGAGCAGAGGTGGCATTGTTGCTGTTACGAGAGAACAAAAATGGATTTGATATTGTTATAACCGATGTAAACATGCCTGGGATGGATGGGCTCGAACTCCTTGAGCACATTGGGCTGGAGATGGACCTACCTGTTATAA TGATTTCTGGCGATGATAGTAAGAATGTTGTGATGAGAGGCGTTACTTATGGTGCATGTGATTATCTGGTTAAGCCAATTAGCATAGAGGCATTGAAGACCATATGGCAGCATGTAGTTCGGAAGAAGCACGAGTTGAAGGATTTTGAGCAATTGAGAGGTATAGAAGTTGGAGAAAGACAAAAAAGGCCTTCAGAGGATGTAGATGCATCCTCAGCAAATGAGGAGAGTTTGCAAGACTCAAAGAGGAAAGCGGAGGAAGATGAAGAGGGGGAGAGGGACGATAAATCTACATTAAAGAAGCCTCGAGTGGTTTGGTCAACCGAGCTCCATAATCAATTTATAGCAGCTGTAGATCAGCTTGGCACTGATA AGGCTGTTCCTAAGAAAATTCTGCAGTTGATGAATGCTCCTGGTCTCACTAGAGAAAATGTTGCCAGCCACCTTCAG AAGTATCGGTTGCACCGTAGAAAGGAGGCAGCACGACAGATTGAACTCAGAAACTCATTCACGGGACCTTTGGAAGTAATTGGGTCAATATCTTCACTCAATGGGCTTGATCTTCGTGCTCTGGCTGCCACTGGTGAACTTCAATCAAAGAGTCTTGCTACCCTACTAGCAGGACCTCAATGTAAGACCGTAAATAAAGATGGCACATCCACTCCAATTGCTAATGAAAAGAATCCTCTCACCTTTGAAACTCCCGAGTCAAGATTTGGAGGGTTCCAGCACCCACAACTGAACATCAACTATAAGCAAATTAGCTTACTCCATGGCATCCCAACTACAACGAACTCAAAGCAACTAGCCAATTTGCACCAATCTGCAAAGTACTTTGAGCAAATCAATGTGCAGGCCAATCCCCATGGAATCCCAGGTAGCTCTGTGTTGTCACAAAACTCTCAACAACGGTCAACTTTACAGATAGTACATGACACTGATGGCAATCATCTTTTGAGGATTCCATCATCCATTCCACGACCTACTTTGTCAAGTGAAATGACCAGTGGTGGTTTGGCAAGAAATGAAGTAGTTGAGAATCCCAGACGGGCATTTTACAGTTCAGTTTCTCAAGCCTCTTCAGTGGTAAATTTCTCAATAAACCGAAATGCACACTTTCCAGGCAATAGTTTCCCTCTAGGGAATAATTCAGAGATGCCCAGTTTCACATCTAAACAGGTGTTCCGAGAAGAGGGTAATTCTGAAGTGCAAGCACCAACCGGATTTCCCCCCCATTATGATATTTCCAGTGGGTTACATCATCAACATAAATCCCAAGACTGGGAGTCACCTAATGTAGGTTTCACCTTTGATGCATCACAGCAAGAAAACATGCATGGCTACCTGGACATCCCGTCTTCAGTTTTGTTCTACCAAGAGTTTTCTCCATGCCAAAACAGTATATTGAATACAAATACATCCAGTGGCAAGGTCATATTCTCAGCTAAAGAAACTGGAACTGGGAATGCCCCTAACaccagtcaacaactcagtCCACTTCTCACTGATAATTCACGAAGGGCTACGGCGGTAGAGCTGCCTGATGCAAGCTATCAAAACATGGTATCACCTGAACAGTTTATTCAGGATGACCTAATCAGTGCACTGCTCAAGCAG CCTCAAGAGAGTATTGGACTGGTAGCATATGACTTTGGCTTTGAAGGGCTTCCCTTGGATAATCTGTTGGAGTAG
- the LOC127811721 gene encoding two-component response regulator ARR2-like isoform X1, with product MNLAGEGSKSMLMSSSGVSDQFPVGLRVLLVDDDQAWLKRLEKMLQNCLYNVTKCDRAEVALLLLRENKNGFDIVITDVNMPGMDGLELLEHIGLEMDLPVIMISGDDSKNVVMRGVTYGACDYLVKPISIEALKTIWQHVVRKKHELKDFEQLRGIEVGERQKRPSEDVDASSANEESLQDSKRKAEEDEEGERDDKSTLKKPRVVWSTELHNQFIAAVDQLGTDKAVPKKILQLMNAPGLTRENVASHLQKYRLHRRKEAARQIELRNSFTGPLEVIGSISSLNGLDLRALAATGELQSKSLATLLAGPQCKTVNKDGTSTPIANEKNPLTFETPESRFGGFQHPQLNINYKQISLLHGIPTTTNSKQLANLHQSAKYFEQINVQANPHGIPGSSVLSQNSQQRSTLQIVHDTDGNHLLRIPSSIPRPTLSSEMTSGGLARNEVVENPRRAFYSSVSQASSVVNFSINRNAHFPGNSFPLGNNSEMPSFTSKQVFREEGNSEVQAPTGFPPHYDISSGLHHQHKSQDWESPNVGFTFDASQQENMHGYLDIPSSVLFYQEFSPCQNSILNTNTSSGKVIFSAKETGTGNAPNTSQQLSPLLTDNSRRATAVELPDASYQNMVSPEQFIQDDLISALLKQPQESIGLVAYDFGFEGLPLDNLLE from the exons ATGAATCTGGCAGGCGAAGGATCAAAATCAATGTTGATGTCGAGCTCTGGCGTTTCCGACCAGTTTCCGGTGGGTCTTCGGGTACTACTTGTGGATGATGACCAAGCATGGCTGAAGAGGTTGGAGAAGATGCTCCAGAACTGCCTTTACAATG TTACTAAATGCGATCGAGCAGAGGTGGCATTGTTGCTGTTACGAGAGAACAAAAATGGATTTGATATTGTTATAACCGATGTAAACATGCCTGGGATGGATGGGCTCGAACTCCTTGAGCACATTGGGCTGGAGATGGACCTACCTGTTATAA TGATTTCTGGCGATGATAGTAAGAATGTTGTGATGAGAGGCGTTACTTATGGTGCATGTGATTATCTGGTTAAGCCAATTAGCATAGAGGCATTGAAGACCATATGGCAGCATGTAGTTCGGAAGAAGCACGAGTTGAAGGATTTTGAGCAATTGAGAGGTATAGAAGTTGGAGAAAGACAAAAAAGGCCTTCAGAGGATGTAGATGCATCCTCAGCAAATGAGGAGAGTTTGCAAGACTCAAAGAGGAAAGCGGAGGAAGATGAAGAGGGGGAGAGGGACGATAAATCTACATTAAAGAAGCCTCGAGTGGTTTGGTCAACCGAGCTCCATAATCAATTTATAGCAGCTGTAGATCAGCTTGGCACTGATA AGGCTGTTCCTAAGAAAATTCTGCAGTTGATGAATGCTCCTGGTCTCACTAGAGAAAATGTTGCCAGCCACCTTCAG AAGTATCGGTTGCACCGTAGAAAGGAGGCAGCACGACAGATTGAACTCAGAAACTCATTCACGGGACCTTTGGAAGTAATTGGGTCAATATCTTCACTCAATGGGCTTGATCTTCGTGCTCTGGCTGCCACTGGTGAACTTCAATCAAAGAGTCTTGCTACCCTACTAGCAGGACCTCAATGTAAGACCGTAAATAAAGATGGCACATCCACTCCAATTGCTAATGAAAAGAATCCTCTCACCTTTGAAACTCCCGAGTCAAGATTTGGAGGGTTCCAGCACCCACAACTGAACATCAACTATAAGCAAATTAGCTTACTCCATGGCATCCCAACTACAACGAACTCAAAGCAACTAGCCAATTTGCACCAATCTGCAAAGTACTTTGAGCAAATCAATGTGCAGGCCAATCCCCATGGAATCCCAGGTAGCTCTGTGTTGTCACAAAACTCTCAACAACGGTCAACTTTACAGATAGTACATGACACTGATGGCAATCATCTTTTGAGGATTCCATCATCCATTCCACGACCTACTTTGTCAAGTGAAATGACCAGTGGTGGTTTGGCAAGAAATGAAGTAGTTGAGAATCCCAGACGGGCATTTTACAGTTCAGTTTCTCAAGCCTCTTCAGTGGTAAATTTCTCAATAAACCGAAATGCACACTTTCCAGGCAATAGTTTCCCTCTAGGGAATAATTCAGAGATGCCCAGTTTCACATCTAAACAGGTGTTCCGAGAAGAGGGTAATTCTGAAGTGCAAGCACCAACCGGATTTCCCCCCCATTATGATATTTCCAGTGGGTTACATCATCAACATAAATCCCAAGACTGGGAGTCACCTAATGTAGGTTTCACCTTTGATGCATCACAGCAAGAAAACATGCATGGCTACCTGGACATCCCGTCTTCAGTTTTGTTCTACCAAGAGTTTTCTCCATGCCAAAACAGTATATTGAATACAAATACATCCAGTGGCAAGGTCATATTCTCAGCTAAAGAAACTGGAACTGGGAATGCCCCTAACaccagtcaacaactcagtCCACTTCTCACTGATAATTCACGAAGGGCTACGGCGGTAGAGCTGCCTGATGCAAGCTATCAAAACATGGTATCACCTGAACAGTTTATTCAGGATGACCTAATCAGTGCACTGCTCAAGCAG CCTCAAGAGAGTATTGGACTGGTAGCATATGACTTTGGCTTTGAAGGGCTTCCCTTGGATAATCTGTTGGAGTAG
- the LOC127811723 gene encoding two-component response regulator ARR2-like, producing MNVGSQGSKSSCADSSNAGNGLSDQFPVGLRVLVVDDDQTWLKTLEKMLKNCLYNVTKCDRAEVALLMLRENKNGFDIVMTDVHMPEMDGLKLLELIGMEMDLPVVVMSTDYSKNVVMKGVIYGACDYLVKPVRIEALKNIWQHVVRKKKHEWKGFEQLGSTKVGERKKKPSEDVDSSSANEESWINSKRRKDEQDEAEERDDTSTLKKPRVVWSQELHRQFVAAVDHLGSDRAVPKKILELMNVPGLTRENVASHLQKYRSYLRKKSDASQQIQLRNSFMGPPEPIGSMPSLNGLDLRALAATGQLRLENLATLLAGPQCKTAAKVGTSTPLYDERNLFAFENFPNSRFGEFQHPQLNINDKQINLLQGIPTTMGPKQLTNSHQSAKPFGQINMQANPHGILSSSVLAQNTQQQSTPQTIDDTNGNHLSRISSTIARHTLLRGMTKNEIVENPRVVYNSVSQASSVVNFSINRNTDFLDNSFPLGNNSGMSSITSKGVFLEEANSEMQARRRFAPSYDIFNELHQHKSQVWKSQNIGSTFDVLQQENMHGNLDILPSVLVHQGFSSSQNSTLNTNTSISKGILSAKENGTQNALNTSQQLNASSQYMQLPEQFSQEDLISALLKQPQGTIGLVENEFGFDGLQLDSISE from the exons ATGAATGTGGGAAGTCAAGGATCAAAATCCAGCTGCGCTGATTCGTCTAACGCCGGAAATGGGCTTTCCGACCAGTTTCCGGTGGGTCTTCGGGTACTTGTTGTGGATGATGACCAAACGTGGCTGAAAACGTTGGAGAAGATGCTCAAGAACTGCCTTTACAATG TTACTAAATGCGATCGAGCAGAGGTGGCACTGTTGATGTTACGGGAGAACAAAAATGGATTTGATATTGTAATGACCGATGTCCACATGCCTGAGATGGATGGGTTGAAACTCCTTGAGCTCATTGGGATGGAGATGGACCTGCCTGTTGTGG TGATGTCTACCGACTACAGTAAGAATGTTGTCATGAAGGGTGTCATTTATGGGGCGTGTGATTATCTGGTTAAGCCAGTTCGCATAGAGGCATTAAAGAACATATGGCAGCATGTAGTTCGGAAGAAGAAGCACGAGTGGAAGGGTTTTGAGCAATTGGGAAGTACAAAAGttggagaaaggaaaaaaaagccTTCGGAAGATGTAGATTCATCCTCAGCAAATGAGGAGAGTTGGATAAACTCAAAGAGGAGGAAGGACGAGCAAGATGAAGCAGAGGAAAGGGATGATACATCCACATTAAAGAAGCCACGAGTGGTTTGGTCACAAGAGCTCCATCGTCAATTTGTGGCAGCTGTAGATCATCTTGGCAGTGATA GGGCAGTTCCTAAGAAAATTCTGGAGTTGATGAATGTTCCTGGTCTCACTAGAGAAAATGTTGCCAGCCACCTTCAG AAGTATCGGTCATACCTTAGAAAGAAAAGTGATGCATCACAACAGATTCAACTCAGAAACTCTTTCATGGGTCCTCCAGAACCAATTGGATCAATGCCTTCACTCAATGGGCTTGACCTTCGTGCTCTGGCTGCCACTGGTCAACTTCGACTAGAGAATCTTGCTACACTCCTAGCAGGGCCTCAATGTAAAACCGCTGCTAAAGTCGGCACATCCACGCCCCTTTATGATGAAAGGAATCTCTTtgcctttgaaaattttcccaACTCAAGATTTGGAGAGTTCCAGCACCCACAATTGAACATCAATGATAAGCAAATTAACTTACTCCAGGGCATCCCAACTACAATGGGGCCAAAGCAGCTCACCAATTCGCACCAATCTGCAAAGCCCTTTGGGCAAATCAATATGCAAGCCAATCCCCATGGAATCCTGAGTAGCTCTGTACTGGCACAAAACACTCAACAACAGTCTACTCCACAGACAATTGATGATACTAATGGCAATCATCTTTCAAGGATATCATCAACCATTGCACGCCATACTTTGTTGAGGGGAATGACAAAAAATGAAATAGTTGAGAATCCCAGAGTGGTTTACAATTCAGTTTCTCAAGCCTCTTCAGTGGTAAATTTCTCAATAAACCGGAATACGGACTTTCTAGACAATAGTTTCCCTTTGGGAAATAATTCTGGTATGTCCAGTATCACGTCAAAAGGGGTGTTCCTAGAAGAGGCTAATTCTGAAATGCAAGCACGAAGACGATTTGCCCCCAGTTATGATATTTTCAATGAGTTGCATCAGCACAAATCCCAAGTCTGGAAATCACAGAATATAGGCTCTACCTTTGATGTATTGCAGCAAGAAAACATGCATGGCAACCTGGACATCCTACCTTCAGTTTTGGTCCACCAAGGGTTTTCTTCAAGCCAAAACAGTACGCTGAACACAAATACATCCATCAGCAAGGGAATACTCTCAGCCAAAGAAAATGGAACTCAGAATGCGCTCAACACCAGTCAACAACTCAATGCAAGCAGTCAATACATGCAATTACCAGAACAGTTTAGTCAGGAGGACCTAATTAGTGCACTGCTCAAGCAG CCACAAGGAACTATTGGACTGGTAGAAAATGAGTTTGGCTTTGATGGGCTTCAATTGGATAGTATTTCGGAGTAG